A single window of Lutzomyia longipalpis isolate SR_M1_2022 chromosome 1, ASM2433408v1 DNA harbors:
- the LOC129787446 gene encoding F-BAR domain only protein 2 isoform X13: MTVDFNDYFWGEKNNGFDVLYHNMKYGLVASKEMTDFFRERSNIEESNSKMMTKLANKAGSGCIHGTFAPVWAVLKGSAERLSSLHLQMVQKITELVKDITKYAEELHKKHKAVKEEEAGTLEAVQAMQASTHAVQKAKELYTSRMQEIEKLKKDNCSPKDLEKAETKLRKQHDDYRNLVEKHNPIKMEFERRMTSTCKRFQDIEEAHLKQMREFLTTYIELLQTNHDMVGQVHTEFKRQFVEMTVDKLLEQFVLNKYTGLEKPGSRESRDSRDSPSIEVLSAPTSPTAETQFPPTTASNTQIGRNPLRGSKFSGFLRSRREKAKTKKVKKKKDSAETNSNKDEKISDNDEKEETVKSENSAAAAQVSKSPSLIAPTATPEVDEDGYSVQPSEPKWETLTNSEKGGFYSSSDSDSDDNERDRKIHVEIKPLNNGTAPISASVDELRATVENLSLSPLGGALSQHHPQSPAASNASTPTTTHPYAPLQSPTLSASNSSNNKYADLGDVFSEIEDITTSAPPSATLTKLGRQIPTPTSTSSIAIPRPPSRRSEAAGRGRVSPSAVSTISRADSVGSLEFRTAGVGIGSSRGPSPLTIGISDTIPLAVAFHEMIHAYFRGSDESRCQVKMSGDMMLSFPAGIVGVFANNPNPAKLGFRIKNIQNLDNVIPNKQLVTIDKLQSTSFSTTLEFNMPALTALLRRQSEQNPTASYFNVDILKYQMRPKTGASSCPFQLVCYWKCEPTHTDIKIDYKYNSHAMAAPTPLLNISITVPVDGGVRNVQSKPHSAWLGESNRLVWNFTDISQHSDNNGVGTLRARLEVANGPSTPAILQTQFNCEGTTLSGIEFELTGPGYRLSLVKRRFVSGKYICEGDGIRSGATPTSPLVSSPNPYSKTG; encoded by the exons ATGACGGTGGACTTCAACGATTACTTCTGG GGTGAGAAGAACAACGGTTTCGATGTTCTGTATCACAACATGAAGTACGGATTGGTGGCCAGCAAGGAGATGACGGATTTCTTCCGAGAACGCTCAAACATTGAGGAGAGCAACTCGAAGATGATGACAAAGCTGGCCAATAAAGCCGGGTCGGGATGTATTCATGGGACATTTGCACCCGTCTGGGCGGTGCTGAAGGGCTCAGCTGAGCGCCTGTCGTCGTTGCATTTGCAAATGGTGCAGAAAATTACGGAATTGGTGAAGGATATTACAAAATACGCTGAGGAGTTGCATAAAAAGCATAAGGCAGTGAAAGAGGAGGAAGCTGGAACACTTGAAGCTGTTCAAGCCATGCAAGCATCCACGCATGCTGTGCAGAAGGCAAAGGAACTGTATACGAGTCGTATGCAGGAAATTGAGAAGCTGAAGAAGGATAATTGTTCACCAAAGGACCTCGAGAAGGCGGAGACAAAGCTCCGGAAGCAACATGATGACTACAGGAATCTCGTGGAGAAGCACAATCccattaaaatggaatttgaGCGTCGTATGACGAGCACGTGTAAACGCTTCCAGGACATTGAGGAGGCACATCTCAAGCAGATGCGTGAATTCCTCACCACCTACATTGAGCTCCTGCAGACAAATCACGATATGGTGGGACAGGTGCACACGGAGTTTAAGCGTCAATTTGTGGAGATGACAGTGGACAAACTCCTTGAGCAGTTTGTTCTCAACAAATACACGGGACTCGAGAAGCCAG gaAGTCGCGAGAGTCGTGATAGTCGTGATTCTCCATCAATTGAAGTCTTGTCAGCACCGACAAGTCCAACGGCTGAGACACAATTTCCACCAACAACGGCAAGCAATACACAAATCGGCCGAAATCCATTAAGGGGATCCAAAT TTTCAGGATTCCTCAGGAGTCGCCGTGAGAAGGCAAAGACGAAgaaggtgaagaagaaaaaggattcAGCTGAGACGAATAGCAACAAAGACGAGAAAATATCCGATAA CGATGAGAAGGAGGAGACAGTAAAGTCGGAAAATAGTGCCGCTGCCGCCCAAGTGTCCAAATCACCCTCCTTGATCGCACCAACGGCCACGCCGGAAGTTGATGAGGATGGGTACAGTGTGCAGCCCAGTGAGCCCAAATGGGAGACGCTCACAAACAGCGAAAAAG GTGGATTCTATTCAAGTTCGGACAGCGATTCGGATGACAACGAGCGTGACCGCAAGATTCACGTGGAGATCAAGCCATTGAACAATGGAACGGCCCCCATTTCGGCCAGTGTGGATGAATTGCGTGCCACGGTGGAGAATTTATCGCTCTCCCCATTGGGTGGGGCACTgtct CAGCATCATCCACAGAGTCCGGCTGCTTCGAATGCCTCAACGCCCACCACGACGCATCCCTATGCACCGTTGCAGAGTCCAACGCTCTCAGCATCAAACAGCTCCAA CAATAAATACGCAGATTTAGGCGATGTCTTCTCGGAGATTGAGGATATCACAACATCTGCACCGCCTTCGGCCACTCTGACCAAACTTGGCCGCCAAATACCCACACCAACGTCCACCAGCAGCATTGCCATCCCTCGGCCACCGTCGAGACGATCAGAAGCTGCTG GACGTGGCAGAGTTAGCCCCTCAGCTGTCTCAACAATCTCCCGCGCAGACAGTGTGGGGAGTCTCGAATTTCGTACTGCTGGAGTTGGGATTGGATCCTCACGTGGTCCATCACCACTCACAATCGGCATATCAGATACAATTCCATTGGCTGTGGCCTTCCATGAGATGATTCATGCCTATTTTCG TGGAAGTGATGAAAGTCGGTGCCAGGTAAAGATGTCCGGTGATATGATGCTGTCCTTCCCAGCTGGAATTGTTGGGGTCTTTGCAAATAATCCCAATCCAGCTAAATTGGGCTTCCGCATCAAGAATATCCAGAATCTCGACAATGTCATCCCTAATAAACAATTAGTCACCAT CGATAAACTCCAATCGACGAGCTTCAGTACAACGTTGGAATTCAACATGCCCGCCCTCACGGCATTGCTGCGTCGGCAATCGGAACAAAACCCAACGGCGTCCTATTTCAATGTGGACATCCTCAAGTATCAGATGCGCCCCAAGACGGGTGCGTCGTCGTGCCCCTTCCAGCTGGTGTGCTACTGGAAGTGTGAGCCAACGCATACGGACATTAAGATTGATTACAAGTACAATAGCCACGCCATGGCAGCCCCGACGCCTCTGTTGAACATCTCAATCACCGTTCCCGTGGACGGGGGTGTGCGGAATGTTCAATCGAAGCCCCATTCAGCCTGGTTGGGGGAATCCAATAGGCTCGTGTGGAATTTCACGGATATTTCGCAGCATTCGGACAATAATGGGGTGGGTACGCTGAGGGCACGCCTTGAGGTGGCCAATGGGCCATCAACCCCGGCCATTCTGCAGACGCAGTTCAATTGCGAAGGGACAACGCTGTCGGGGATTGAATTTGAACTCACCGGGCCCGGATATCGGCTTTCACTTGTCAAGAGGCGATTTGTTTCCG gaaaGTACATTTGCGAGGGTGACGGCATAAGGAGTGGAGCAACACCCACATCGCCCCTCGTGAGCTCACCGAATCCATACTCAAAGACAGGATAG
- the LOC129787446 gene encoding F-BAR domain only protein 2 isoform X15, translating into MTVDFNDYFWGEKNNGFDVLYHNMKYGLVASKEMTDFFRERSNIEESNSKMMTKLANKAGSGCIHGTFAPVWAVLKGSAERLSSLHLQMVQKITELVKDITKYAEELHKKHKAVKEEEAGTLEAVQAMQASTHAVQKAKELYTSRMQEIEKLKKDNCSPKDLEKAETKLRKQHDDYRNLVEKHNPIKMEFERRMTSTCKRFQDIEEAHLKQMREFLTTYIELLQTNHDMVGQVHTEFKRQFVEMTVDKLLEQFVLNKYTGLEKPGSRESRDSRDSPSIEVLSAPTSPTAETQFPPTTASNTQIGRNPLRGSKFSGFLRSRREKAKTKKVKKKKDSAETNSNKDEKISDNDEKEETVKSENSAAAAQVSKSPSLIAPTATPEVDEDGYSVQPSEPKWETLTNSEKGGFYSSSDSDSDDNERDRKIHVEIKPLNNGTAPISASVDELRATVENLSLSPLGGALSHHPQSPAASNASTPTTTHPYAPLQSPTLSASNSSNNKYADLGDVFSEIEDITTSAPPSATLTKLGRQIPTPTSTSSIAIPRPPSRRSEAAGRGRVSPSAVSTISRADSVGSLEFRTAGVGIGSSRGPSPLTIGISDTIPLAVAFHEMIHAYFRGSDESRCQVKMSGDMMLSFPAGIVGVFANNPNPAKLGFRIKNIQNLDNVIPNKQLVTIDKLQSTSFSTTLEFNMPALTALLRRQSEQNPTASYFNVDILKYQMRPKTGASSCPFQLVCYWKCEPTHTDIKIDYKYNSHAMAAPTPLLNISITVPVDGGVRNVQSKPHSAWLGESNRLVWNFTDISQHSDNNGVGTLRARLEVANGPSTPAILQTQFNCEGTTLSGIEFELTGPGYRLSLVKRRFVSGKYICEGDGIRSGATPTSPLVSSPNPYSKTG; encoded by the exons ATGACGGTGGACTTCAACGATTACTTCTGG GGTGAGAAGAACAACGGTTTCGATGTTCTGTATCACAACATGAAGTACGGATTGGTGGCCAGCAAGGAGATGACGGATTTCTTCCGAGAACGCTCAAACATTGAGGAGAGCAACTCGAAGATGATGACAAAGCTGGCCAATAAAGCCGGGTCGGGATGTATTCATGGGACATTTGCACCCGTCTGGGCGGTGCTGAAGGGCTCAGCTGAGCGCCTGTCGTCGTTGCATTTGCAAATGGTGCAGAAAATTACGGAATTGGTGAAGGATATTACAAAATACGCTGAGGAGTTGCATAAAAAGCATAAGGCAGTGAAAGAGGAGGAAGCTGGAACACTTGAAGCTGTTCAAGCCATGCAAGCATCCACGCATGCTGTGCAGAAGGCAAAGGAACTGTATACGAGTCGTATGCAGGAAATTGAGAAGCTGAAGAAGGATAATTGTTCACCAAAGGACCTCGAGAAGGCGGAGACAAAGCTCCGGAAGCAACATGATGACTACAGGAATCTCGTGGAGAAGCACAATCccattaaaatggaatttgaGCGTCGTATGACGAGCACGTGTAAACGCTTCCAGGACATTGAGGAGGCACATCTCAAGCAGATGCGTGAATTCCTCACCACCTACATTGAGCTCCTGCAGACAAATCACGATATGGTGGGACAGGTGCACACGGAGTTTAAGCGTCAATTTGTGGAGATGACAGTGGACAAACTCCTTGAGCAGTTTGTTCTCAACAAATACACGGGACTCGAGAAGCCAG gaAGTCGCGAGAGTCGTGATAGTCGTGATTCTCCATCAATTGAAGTCTTGTCAGCACCGACAAGTCCAACGGCTGAGACACAATTTCCACCAACAACGGCAAGCAATACACAAATCGGCCGAAATCCATTAAGGGGATCCAAAT TTTCAGGATTCCTCAGGAGTCGCCGTGAGAAGGCAAAGACGAAgaaggtgaagaagaaaaaggattcAGCTGAGACGAATAGCAACAAAGACGAGAAAATATCCGATAA CGATGAGAAGGAGGAGACAGTAAAGTCGGAAAATAGTGCCGCTGCCGCCCAAGTGTCCAAATCACCCTCCTTGATCGCACCAACGGCCACGCCGGAAGTTGATGAGGATGGGTACAGTGTGCAGCCCAGTGAGCCCAAATGGGAGACGCTCACAAACAGCGAAAAAG GTGGATTCTATTCAAGTTCGGACAGCGATTCGGATGACAACGAGCGTGACCGCAAGATTCACGTGGAGATCAAGCCATTGAACAATGGAACGGCCCCCATTTCGGCCAGTGTGGATGAATTGCGTGCCACGGTGGAGAATTTATCGCTCTCCCCATTGGGTGGGGCACTgtct CATCATCCACAGAGTCCGGCTGCTTCGAATGCCTCAACGCCCACCACGACGCATCCCTATGCACCGTTGCAGAGTCCAACGCTCTCAGCATCAAACAGCTCCAA CAATAAATACGCAGATTTAGGCGATGTCTTCTCGGAGATTGAGGATATCACAACATCTGCACCGCCTTCGGCCACTCTGACCAAACTTGGCCGCCAAATACCCACACCAACGTCCACCAGCAGCATTGCCATCCCTCGGCCACCGTCGAGACGATCAGAAGCTGCTG GACGTGGCAGAGTTAGCCCCTCAGCTGTCTCAACAATCTCCCGCGCAGACAGTGTGGGGAGTCTCGAATTTCGTACTGCTGGAGTTGGGATTGGATCCTCACGTGGTCCATCACCACTCACAATCGGCATATCAGATACAATTCCATTGGCTGTGGCCTTCCATGAGATGATTCATGCCTATTTTCG TGGAAGTGATGAAAGTCGGTGCCAGGTAAAGATGTCCGGTGATATGATGCTGTCCTTCCCAGCTGGAATTGTTGGGGTCTTTGCAAATAATCCCAATCCAGCTAAATTGGGCTTCCGCATCAAGAATATCCAGAATCTCGACAATGTCATCCCTAATAAACAATTAGTCACCAT CGATAAACTCCAATCGACGAGCTTCAGTACAACGTTGGAATTCAACATGCCCGCCCTCACGGCATTGCTGCGTCGGCAATCGGAACAAAACCCAACGGCGTCCTATTTCAATGTGGACATCCTCAAGTATCAGATGCGCCCCAAGACGGGTGCGTCGTCGTGCCCCTTCCAGCTGGTGTGCTACTGGAAGTGTGAGCCAACGCATACGGACATTAAGATTGATTACAAGTACAATAGCCACGCCATGGCAGCCCCGACGCCTCTGTTGAACATCTCAATCACCGTTCCCGTGGACGGGGGTGTGCGGAATGTTCAATCGAAGCCCCATTCAGCCTGGTTGGGGGAATCCAATAGGCTCGTGTGGAATTTCACGGATATTTCGCAGCATTCGGACAATAATGGGGTGGGTACGCTGAGGGCACGCCTTGAGGTGGCCAATGGGCCATCAACCCCGGCCATTCTGCAGACGCAGTTCAATTGCGAAGGGACAACGCTGTCGGGGATTGAATTTGAACTCACCGGGCCCGGATATCGGCTTTCACTTGTCAAGAGGCGATTTGTTTCCG gaaaGTACATTTGCGAGGGTGACGGCATAAGGAGTGGAGCAACACCCACATCGCCCCTCGTGAGCTCACCGAATCCATACTCAAAGACAGGATAG
- the LOC129787446 gene encoding F-BAR domain only protein 2 isoform X2, producing the protein MTVDFNDYFWGEKNNGFDVLYHNMKYGLVASKEMTDFFRERSNIEESNSKMMTKLANKAGSGCIHGTFAPVWAVLKGSAERLSSLHLQMVQKITELVKDITKYAEELHKKHKAVKEEEAGTLEAVQAMQASTHAVQKAKELYTSRMQEIEKLKKDNCSPKDLEKAETKLRKQHDDYRNLVEKHNPIKMEFERRMTSTCKRFQDIEEAHLKQMREFLTTYIELLQTNHDMVGQVHTEFKRQFVEMTVDKLLEQFVLNKYTGLEKPEPSCLAEIVELDLMNWPTSAANQSSSSTHNTPPTNTVNNTVTVAEVPPSGGAGTAVTATTGASGMGPTTPAPAPPKREINLRNWFTSSSSSSSAVAAAAASSSVSTASPSSASSGAAATTTAGGGGGGQNDQDGGSKEGGVQGGEAARGSPNASVVPSMRNTKSGRGKMIIGDSSLKAIGSRIRERAAQPVAEAQQAQEQQPQKTQQPKEKSSRRTTSLLNLFMSNSQVSGFLRSRREKAKTKKVKKKKDSAETNSNKDEKISDNDEKEETVKSENSAAAAQVSKSPSLIAPTATPEVDEDGYSVQPSEPKWETLTNSEKGGFYSSSDSDSDDNERDRKIHVEIKPLNNGTAPISASVDELRATVENLSLSPLGGALSGRKTFSTADNADVRMKRSKSLSQQFGGGGGVERRAYGGDLQGNTPSFQQHHPQSPAASNASTPTTTHPYAPLQSPTLSASNSSNNKYADLGDVFSEIEDITTSAPPSATLTKLGRQIPTPTSTSSIAIPRPPSRRSEAAGRGRVSPSAVSTISRADSVGSLEFRTAGVGIGSSRGPSPLTIGISDTIPLAVAFHEMIHAYFRGSDESRCQVKMSGDMMLSFPAGIVGVFANNPNPAKLGFRIKNIQNLDNVIPNKQLVTIDKLQSTSFSTTLEFNMPALTALLRRQSEQNPTASYFNVDILKYQMRPKTGASSCPFQLVCYWKCEPTHTDIKIDYKYNSHAMAAPTPLLNISITVPVDGGVRNVQSKPHSAWLGESNRLVWNFTDISQHSDNNGVGTLRARLEVANGPSTPAILQTQFNCEGTTLSGIEFELTGPGYRLSLVKRRFVSGKYICEGDGIRSGATPTSPLVSSPNPYSKTG; encoded by the exons ATGACGGTGGACTTCAACGATTACTTCTGG GGTGAGAAGAACAACGGTTTCGATGTTCTGTATCACAACATGAAGTACGGATTGGTGGCCAGCAAGGAGATGACGGATTTCTTCCGAGAACGCTCAAACATTGAGGAGAGCAACTCGAAGATGATGACAAAGCTGGCCAATAAAGCCGGGTCGGGATGTATTCATGGGACATTTGCACCCGTCTGGGCGGTGCTGAAGGGCTCAGCTGAGCGCCTGTCGTCGTTGCATTTGCAAATGGTGCAGAAAATTACGGAATTGGTGAAGGATATTACAAAATACGCTGAGGAGTTGCATAAAAAGCATAAGGCAGTGAAAGAGGAGGAAGCTGGAACACTTGAAGCTGTTCAAGCCATGCAAGCATCCACGCATGCTGTGCAGAAGGCAAAGGAACTGTATACGAGTCGTATGCAGGAAATTGAGAAGCTGAAGAAGGATAATTGTTCACCAAAGGACCTCGAGAAGGCGGAGACAAAGCTCCGGAAGCAACATGATGACTACAGGAATCTCGTGGAGAAGCACAATCccattaaaatggaatttgaGCGTCGTATGACGAGCACGTGTAAACGCTTCCAGGACATTGAGGAGGCACATCTCAAGCAGATGCGTGAATTCCTCACCACCTACATTGAGCTCCTGCAGACAAATCACGATATGGTGGGACAGGTGCACACGGAGTTTAAGCGTCAATTTGTGGAGATGACAGTGGACAAACTCCTTGAGCAGTTTGTTCTCAACAAATACACGGGACTCGAGAAGCCAG AACCCTCGTGTCTTGCAGAAATTGTTGAGCTTGATTTGATGAATTGGCCAACGAGTGCAGCTAATCAATCCTCCTCCTCTACACATAACACACCACCGACAAACACAGTAAATAATACGGTAACAGTGGCGGAGGTGCCGCCGAGTGGTGGAGCTGGGACAGCGGTCACAGCGACAACAGGAGCATCCGGCATGGGCCCCACGACGCCCGCACCGGCACCCCCGAAGCGTGAGATAAATCTCCGCAATTGGTTCACATCGTCGTCGTCGTCGTCGTCGGCTGTAGCAGCGGCGGCGGCGTCGAGTTCCGTGAGCACGGCATCCCCGTCGTCGGCATCGTCGGGTGCTGCCGCGACGACGACAGccgggggtggtggtggtggtcaGAATGATCAGGATGGCGGGAGTAAGGAGGGTGGTGTGCAGGGCGGAGAGGCGGCACGTGGCTCGCCGAATGCGTCAGTTGTACCAAGTATGCGAAATACAAAATCCGGTAGAGGGAAGATGATTATTGGGGATAGTAGTTTAAAGGCAATTGGTAGTAGGATAAGGGAAAGGGCGGCACAGCCGGTCGCTGAGGCGCAACAGGCGCAAGAGCAACAGCCACAAAAGACACAGcagccaaaagaaaaatcttcccgCCGCACTACTTCCCTTCTCAATCTCTTCATGTCTAATTCCCAGG TTTCAGGATTCCTCAGGAGTCGCCGTGAGAAGGCAAAGACGAAgaaggtgaagaagaaaaaggattcAGCTGAGACGAATAGCAACAAAGACGAGAAAATATCCGATAA CGATGAGAAGGAGGAGACAGTAAAGTCGGAAAATAGTGCCGCTGCCGCCCAAGTGTCCAAATCACCCTCCTTGATCGCACCAACGGCCACGCCGGAAGTTGATGAGGATGGGTACAGTGTGCAGCCCAGTGAGCCCAAATGGGAGACGCTCACAAACAGCGAAAAAG GTGGATTCTATTCAAGTTCGGACAGCGATTCGGATGACAACGAGCGTGACCGCAAGATTCACGTGGAGATCAAGCCATTGAACAATGGAACGGCCCCCATTTCGGCCAGTGTGGATGAATTGCGTGCCACGGTGGAGAATTTATCGCTCTCCCCATTGGGTGGGGCACTgtct GGGAGGAAGACATTTAGTACAGCCGACAATGCTGATGTCCGCATGAAACGCTCAAAGTCATTGTCACAGCAatttggtggtggtggtggtgttgAGAGGAGGGCATATGGGGGTGATTTACAGGGGAATACTCCTTCATTTCAGCAGCATCATCCACAGAGTCCGGCTGCTTCGAATGCCTCAACGCCCACCACGACGCATCCCTATGCACCGTTGCAGAGTCCAACGCTCTCAGCATCAAACAGCTCCAA CAATAAATACGCAGATTTAGGCGATGTCTTCTCGGAGATTGAGGATATCACAACATCTGCACCGCCTTCGGCCACTCTGACCAAACTTGGCCGCCAAATACCCACACCAACGTCCACCAGCAGCATTGCCATCCCTCGGCCACCGTCGAGACGATCAGAAGCTGCTG GACGTGGCAGAGTTAGCCCCTCAGCTGTCTCAACAATCTCCCGCGCAGACAGTGTGGGGAGTCTCGAATTTCGTACTGCTGGAGTTGGGATTGGATCCTCACGTGGTCCATCACCACTCACAATCGGCATATCAGATACAATTCCATTGGCTGTGGCCTTCCATGAGATGATTCATGCCTATTTTCG TGGAAGTGATGAAAGTCGGTGCCAGGTAAAGATGTCCGGTGATATGATGCTGTCCTTCCCAGCTGGAATTGTTGGGGTCTTTGCAAATAATCCCAATCCAGCTAAATTGGGCTTCCGCATCAAGAATATCCAGAATCTCGACAATGTCATCCCTAATAAACAATTAGTCACCAT CGATAAACTCCAATCGACGAGCTTCAGTACAACGTTGGAATTCAACATGCCCGCCCTCACGGCATTGCTGCGTCGGCAATCGGAACAAAACCCAACGGCGTCCTATTTCAATGTGGACATCCTCAAGTATCAGATGCGCCCCAAGACGGGTGCGTCGTCGTGCCCCTTCCAGCTGGTGTGCTACTGGAAGTGTGAGCCAACGCATACGGACATTAAGATTGATTACAAGTACAATAGCCACGCCATGGCAGCCCCGACGCCTCTGTTGAACATCTCAATCACCGTTCCCGTGGACGGGGGTGTGCGGAATGTTCAATCGAAGCCCCATTCAGCCTGGTTGGGGGAATCCAATAGGCTCGTGTGGAATTTCACGGATATTTCGCAGCATTCGGACAATAATGGGGTGGGTACGCTGAGGGCACGCCTTGAGGTGGCCAATGGGCCATCAACCCCGGCCATTCTGCAGACGCAGTTCAATTGCGAAGGGACAACGCTGTCGGGGATTGAATTTGAACTCACCGGGCCCGGATATCGGCTTTCACTTGTCAAGAGGCGATTTGTTTCCG gaaaGTACATTTGCGAGGGTGACGGCATAAGGAGTGGAGCAACACCCACATCGCCCCTCGTGAGCTCACCGAATCCATACTCAAAGACAGGATAG